A single region of the Duganella sp. BuS-21 genome encodes:
- a CDS encoding undecaprenyl-diphosphate phosphatase: MDIVLALKAIIMGLVEGFTEFLPISSTGHLILTEHLLGFQGMEDKINVFEIVIQAGAIFAVCWEYRARIAAVLGGVTHDRKQQRFALNIGIAFLPLALLGLVLGNLLKEHLFKPVPVALAFIIGGFIILAVERRAAANPVAVRVHSVDDMTPLDALKMGIAQAFALIPGTSRSGATIIGGMMFGLSRKVATEFSFLLGIPTLLIASAYSLYKARALLSMSDLPMFTLGTVSAFISAFLCVRWLLRYISSHTFTVFAWYRIAFGLLVLATSYTGVIVWAD; the protein is encoded by the coding sequence ATGGATATCGTACTCGCGCTTAAAGCCATCATCATGGGCCTGGTTGAAGGTTTTACGGAGTTCCTGCCGATATCCTCCACCGGTCACCTGATCCTGACCGAGCACCTGTTGGGTTTCCAGGGCATGGAAGACAAAATCAATGTGTTTGAGATCGTCATCCAGGCCGGCGCCATCTTCGCCGTGTGCTGGGAATACCGCGCCCGCATCGCCGCCGTGCTGGGCGGCGTAACCCACGACCGCAAACAGCAACGCTTCGCCTTGAATATCGGCATCGCCTTCCTGCCGCTGGCCCTGCTCGGCCTGGTGCTGGGCAATCTGCTGAAAGAGCACCTGTTCAAGCCGGTGCCGGTGGCGCTGGCCTTCATCATCGGCGGCTTCATCATCCTGGCGGTCGAGCGCCGCGCCGCCGCCAACCCGGTCGCCGTGCGCGTGCATTCGGTCGACGACATGACGCCGCTCGATGCCTTGAAAATGGGCATCGCCCAGGCCTTCGCGCTGATTCCGGGCACCAGCCGCTCGGGCGCCACCATCATCGGCGGCATGATGTTCGGCCTGTCGCGCAAGGTGGCCACCGAGTTTTCCTTCCTACTCGGCATTCCGACCCTGCTGATCGCCTCCGCCTACTCCTTGTACAAGGCGCGCGCGCTGCTGTCGATGTCCGACTTGCCGATGTTCACTCTCGGCACCGTATCGGCCTTCATCTCGGCCTTCCTGTGCGTGCGCTGGTTGCTGCGCTATATCAGCTCACATACTTTCACCGTCTTTGCGTGGTATCGCATCGCTTTTGGCCTGTTGGTGCTGGCGACCAGTTACACTGGCGTTATCGTCTGGGCCGACTAA
- a CDS encoding AraC family transcriptional regulator — protein MSSRPAIANALDTQPLPQGALSRSVFKTMSETEAELERFAWLGDELAVAIWRRDTPVAETSYDHPGHHTLSYYLDGGHRTERSELPGIYGAPKRLCTLPDWHESSWTVRGQMHFMHIYFLPEHFTRRAVVELDREPRELTLADRTYFEHERIGQLCASLAQMSWDGPDAQLCANEVTHEALSHLLLAQSAPLQQARVRGGLAPVVRRRLADYIEAHLALNITLGVLAQLACMSEFHLVRMFKTSFGMTPSAWIAARRIEHARALLKNGGLPLQQIADACGYADLSHFSHRFRAALGASPSRYRSITGVIPAQAGIHTQHGFLLSQE, from the coding sequence ATGTCCTCACGCCCCGCCATCGCCAACGCACTTGACACGCAGCCCCTGCCGCAGGGGGCGCTGTCGCGCTCCGTCTTCAAGACCATGTCGGAGACGGAGGCGGAACTGGAGCGCTTTGCATGGCTGGGCGATGAACTGGCGGTCGCCATCTGGCGGCGCGATACGCCGGTGGCGGAAACCAGTTACGACCATCCGGGCCACCATACCTTGTCTTACTACCTTGACGGCGGCCATCGCACCGAGCGCTCGGAGCTGCCCGGCATTTATGGCGCACCGAAGCGGCTGTGCACTTTGCCGGACTGGCACGAATCGTCGTGGACGGTGCGCGGGCAGATGCACTTCATGCACATCTACTTCCTGCCTGAGCACTTCACGCGGCGCGCGGTGGTGGAACTGGACCGCGAACCGCGCGAGCTGACGCTGGCCGACCGCACCTACTTCGAACATGAACGTATCGGCCAGTTATGCGCGTCGCTGGCGCAGATGTCGTGGGATGGACCGGACGCGCAGCTGTGCGCCAACGAGGTCACGCACGAAGCGCTCAGTCATCTGCTGCTGGCGCAATCGGCGCCACTGCAGCAGGCGCGCGTGCGCGGCGGACTGGCGCCGGTGGTGCGGCGACGGCTGGCCGACTACATCGAAGCACATCTGGCGCTTAACATCACCTTGGGCGTGCTGGCGCAGCTGGCGTGCATGTCGGAGTTTCACCTGGTGCGGATGTTCAAGACCTCGTTCGGCATGACGCCGTCGGCCTGGATCGCCGCGCGCCGCATCGAACACGCGCGCGCGTTGCTCAAGAATGGCGGGCTGCCCTTGCAGCAGATCGCCGACGCCTGCGGCTACGCGGACCTGAGCCACTTCAGCCACCGATTCCGTGCCGCCCTCGGCGCCTCACCGAGCCGCTACCGCAGCATCACCGGCGTCATTCCCGCGCAGGCGGGAATCCATACTCAGCATGGATTCCTGCTGTCGCAGGAATGA
- a CDS encoding DUF4351 domain-containing protein codes for MAFFFVELGTQIDWSKRPRFRDKELAGIGFGDDPAGLVADKLVEVCMHDGSQRWVLIHIEVQAQRDASLAARVFDYNYRIFKQYHRPVTSLVVLADDDPHWRPHLFHVDQLGTAMSFSFATAKLLDYAGRSDALLVSHNPFALVTLAHLRTQQARHNSDQLYAAKWQLTKLLYEHRWSKRRIIELFNVINWMMVLPAPYQERYWQAIRRLEKERKMEWISPLAQSFLEKGLKKGIKQGLQDGLKKGREQGLKKGLEEGLKKGQRQGIEQGIEQGMEQGVEQGMEQGRGQGRREGAAALLERLLTRRFGVVSATARRKLAEADLTQLEAWSDALPEVQSLKQLFEKKPSAR; via the coding sequence ATGGCATTTTTCTTCGTCGAACTCGGCACCCAGATCGATTGGTCGAAGCGACCGCGCTTCCGCGACAAGGAGCTCGCCGGCATCGGCTTTGGCGACGATCCTGCGGGCCTGGTGGCAGACAAGCTGGTTGAAGTCTGCATGCATGATGGTTCTCAGCGCTGGGTGCTGATCCACATTGAAGTGCAAGCGCAGCGCGACGCATCATTGGCTGCGCGCGTATTCGACTATAACTATCGGATTTTCAAGCAATATCATAGACCGGTGACCAGCCTGGTGGTGTTGGCCGATGACGATCCTCACTGGCGGCCGCACTTGTTTCATGTCGACCAGTTGGGGACCGCGATGAGCTTCTCGTTTGCGACTGCCAAGCTGCTTGATTATGCCGGCCGTAGCGATGCGCTGCTGGTTTCCCACAATCCGTTCGCCTTGGTCACCCTGGCGCATCTGCGCACGCAACAGGCACGTCATAATTCCGATCAACTCTACGCGGCAAAGTGGCAACTCACTAAGCTACTGTACGAACATCGGTGGAGCAAACGGCGGATAATTGAGTTGTTCAACGTGATCAACTGGATGATGGTTTTGCCCGCACCGTATCAGGAGCGGTATTGGCAAGCTATCCGACGTTTGGAGAAGGAGCGAAAAATGGAATGGATCAGTCCACTTGCACAGTCGTTCTTGGAGAAAGGCCTCAAGAAAGGCATTAAGCAAGGTCTGCAGGACGGTTTGAAGAAAGGCCGGGAGCAAGGTCTGAAAAAAGGCCTGGAGGAAGGATTGAAGAAAGGCCAACGGCAGGGCATAGAGCAGGGCATAGAGCAAGGCATGGAACAGGGCGTCGAGCAAGGCATGGAGCAAGGCCGCGGTCAAGGCCGGAGGGAAGGCGCTGCCGCGTTGCTGGAGCGGTTGCTTACGCGCCGATTCGGCGTCGTGTCTGCCACTGCCCGTCGCAAGCTGGCCGAGGCCGATCTGACACAGTTGGAGGCTTGGAGCGATGCGCTGCCGGAGGTACAGTCGCTCAAACAGTTATTCGAAAAAAAGCCCTCCGCGCGGTAA
- a CDS encoding glycoside hydrolase family 88 protein yields MTSSHLRIAVMAAVAAMFHTVPAYAADAPTAQAAAPSAAINPKAVLSAMENVADWQLANPSKHRPDDWTQAVGYNGIMALANISGSSKYRDAMIAMGEKNNWNLGPNHYHADDHIVGQTYAELYLQTRDPKMIAPLRASFDDILTNRRSGTLEFTVKGNQDRWSWCDALYMAPPAWLRLWAITGDQRYLDFAISEWWVTSDYLYDKEEHLYFRDSNYFDKREANGKKVYWSRGNGWVMGGLVRVLQYLPENHPARPRFVQQYKEMSAKLLTLQQPDGLWRASLLDPASYPMKESSGSALYTYAFAWGVNQGLLDAKAFKPAVQKAWSALIANVQADGKLTHVQPIGLAPKVFDDNLTEVYGVGGFLLAGSEVYRMAVLDKARPQTVSVSNPTAGVRGDELAEASLAAGLRKPVVMDAATSAIVNSQVIGKKILFPVNLAAGETRRYLVLPAERLAAVPPVDVKTHARFVPERLDDFAWESDRTAHRMYGPAIIKDPKEQLISSGVDVWVKKVRTPVIDKWYQRGEYHHDLGEGLDYYSVGQSRGCGGTTIVDGGKLHNSSNFTHYKVIADGPLRSVFELTYGGFDVGNGRTVAEVKRFSIDAGSNMTRVETRYASNRKAPLAVGVGIVQRDGEGRYTTDSDNNFASYWEPAHGDDGSTGCGVIVPAGVRSFEVIDKQQLAISTTQPGQPFVYYFGAGWSKSGDFADAAAWDAYVRGYTQKLKQPLKVSSK; encoded by the coding sequence ATGACATCATCGCATTTACGCATTGCTGTCATGGCCGCCGTGGCGGCCATGTTCCACACGGTGCCTGCATATGCCGCCGATGCTCCGACCGCGCAGGCGGCCGCACCATCGGCCGCCATCAATCCCAAGGCCGTGCTGTCGGCCATGGAGAACGTGGCGGACTGGCAGCTCGCCAACCCGAGCAAGCACCGCCCGGACGACTGGACCCAGGCGGTCGGCTACAACGGCATCATGGCGCTGGCGAACATCTCCGGCAGCAGCAAGTACCGCGATGCGATGATCGCCATGGGCGAGAAGAACAACTGGAACCTCGGTCCCAACCACTACCACGCGGACGACCATATCGTCGGCCAGACCTACGCCGAGCTGTATCTGCAAACGCGCGATCCGAAGATGATCGCGCCGCTGCGCGCCAGCTTCGACGACATCCTGACCAACCGCCGCAGCGGCACGCTGGAGTTCACCGTCAAGGGCAACCAGGACCGTTGGTCGTGGTGCGACGCGCTGTACATGGCGCCACCTGCCTGGCTGCGCCTGTGGGCCATCACCGGCGACCAGCGCTACCTGGACTTCGCCATCAGCGAATGGTGGGTGACCTCGGACTACCTGTACGACAAGGAAGAACATCTCTACTTCCGCGACTCCAATTACTTCGACAAGCGCGAGGCCAATGGCAAGAAGGTCTACTGGAGCCGGGGCAACGGCTGGGTAATGGGTGGCCTGGTGCGCGTGCTGCAGTACCTGCCGGAGAACCATCCCGCGCGTCCACGCTTCGTCCAGCAGTACAAGGAGATGTCGGCCAAGCTGCTCACGCTGCAACAGCCGGACGGCTTGTGGCGCGCCAGCCTGCTCGATCCCGCGAGCTACCCGATGAAGGAATCGAGTGGCTCGGCGCTGTACACCTACGCCTTCGCATGGGGCGTGAACCAGGGCCTGCTCGACGCCAAGGCCTTCAAGCCTGCCGTGCAGAAGGCCTGGAGCGCGCTGATCGCCAACGTACAGGCGGACGGCAAACTGACCCACGTGCAGCCGATCGGCCTGGCGCCCAAGGTCTTCGACGACAACCTCACCGAAGTGTATGGCGTGGGCGGCTTCCTGCTGGCCGGCAGCGAGGTGTATCGCATGGCAGTGCTGGACAAAGCCAGGCCGCAGACGGTGAGCGTGTCCAACCCTACCGCCGGCGTGCGCGGCGACGAGCTGGCCGAAGCATCGCTGGCCGCCGGCCTGCGCAAGCCGGTGGTAATGGATGCCGCCACGTCCGCCATCGTCAACTCGCAGGTGATTGGTAAAAAAATTCTGTTCCCGGTCAACCTGGCGGCCGGCGAAACGCGCCGCTACCTGGTGCTGCCGGCAGAGCGCCTGGCCGCCGTGCCGCCGGTCGACGTGAAAACCCATGCGCGCTTCGTGCCGGAGCGGCTGGACGATTTCGCGTGGGAGAGCGACCGCACCGCGCACCGCATGTACGGCCCGGCCATCATCAAGGATCCGAAAGAACAGCTGATCAGCAGCGGCGTGGACGTCTGGGTGAAGAAGGTGCGCACGCCGGTAATCGACAAATGGTACCAGCGCGGCGAGTATCACCACGACCTGGGCGAAGGCCTGGACTACTACAGCGTTGGCCAGAGCCGTGGCTGCGGCGGCACCACCATCGTCGATGGCGGCAAGCTGCACAACTCGTCCAACTTCACCCACTACAAGGTCATTGCCGACGGCCCGCTGCGTTCCGTGTTCGAGCTGACCTATGGTGGTTTTGATGTCGGCAACGGCCGCACCGTCGCGGAAGTGAAACGCTTCTCGATCGATGCCGGCTCCAACATGACCCGCGTTGAAACGCGCTACGCCAGCAACCGCAAGGCGCCGTTGGCAGTGGGCGTGGGCATCGTCCAGCGCGACGGCGAGGGCCGCTACACCACCGACAGCGACAACAACTTCGCCAGCTACTGGGAGCCCGCCCACGGCGACGACGGCAGCACCGGCTGCGGCGTGATCGTGCCGGCCGGCGTCAGGTCCTTCGAGGTGATCGACAAGCAGCAACTGGCGATCAGCACGACGCAACCGGGCCAGCCGTTCGTCTACTACTTCGGCGCCGGCTGGAGCAAGAGCGGCGACTTCGCCGACGCCGCCGCCTGGGATGCCTACGTGCGCGGCTACACGCAAAAGCTCAAGCAGCCGCTCAAAGTCAGCAGCAAATAA
- the recQ gene encoding DNA helicase RecQ: protein MNHQDNNERALHLLQTVFGYPAFRGHQGEIVGHVAGGGDALVLMPTGGGKSLCYQIPALLRDGVGVVVSPLIALMQDQVDALEEVGVRAAFLNSTQTYEEASRIERLVRTGEIDLVYVAPERLMTERCLNLFQSSKISLFAIDEAHCVSQWGHDFRPEYIKLSVLHEQFPDVPRIALTATADPQTRAEIVHRLQLGDAAQFVSSFDRPNIRYQIVEKANGRKQLLDFITTEHGGDCGIVYCLSRKKVEETAEFLNENGVRALAYHAGMDHAKRAANQAKFLREENIVMCATIAFGMGIDKPNVRFVCHLDLPKSIEGYYQETGRAGRDGDPSSAWMAYGLQDVVLQRRMIDESEADETFKRVLGNKLDAMLGLCETLSCRRVRLLEYFGEQAGPCGNCDTCLIPPVSFDGTVPVQKLLSTVYRVDQRFAAGHVIDVLRGQETDRIKTWHHDSLSVFGIGADRSEQEWRAIMRQVIALGLLSVDHEQFSSLKLTDAARPVLKGGQKVQLRQYQKPVKASKPSRAAKGYVESDLSGQEQKIFDRLRSWRMGTAREHNVAAYIIFNDATLREIAKARPTALDDLRGISGVGEKKLASYGEEIVNLINEME, encoded by the coding sequence ATGAATCATCAGGACAACAACGAACGCGCGCTCCACCTGCTGCAAACCGTCTTCGGCTATCCGGCCTTCCGCGGTCACCAGGGGGAAATTGTCGGCCATGTGGCCGGGGGCGGCGATGCGCTGGTCCTGATGCCGACCGGCGGCGGCAAATCGCTGTGCTATCAGATTCCGGCCCTGCTGCGCGACGGCGTCGGCGTGGTCGTCTCGCCGCTGATTGCCCTGATGCAGGACCAGGTCGACGCGCTGGAGGAAGTCGGCGTGCGCGCGGCCTTCCTCAACTCCACCCAGACCTACGAGGAAGCCAGCCGCATCGAGCGCCTGGTGCGCACCGGCGAGATCGACCTGGTCTACGTCGCGCCCGAGCGGCTGATGACGGAACGCTGTCTGAACCTGTTCCAGAGTTCGAAGATTTCGCTGTTCGCCATCGACGAAGCGCACTGCGTATCGCAATGGGGCCACGACTTCCGACCGGAATACATCAAGCTGTCGGTCCTGCACGAGCAGTTCCCGGACGTGCCGCGCATCGCGCTGACCGCCACCGCCGATCCGCAAACCCGCGCCGAAATCGTCCACCGCCTGCAACTGGGCGACGCCGCGCAATTCGTCTCCTCCTTCGACCGTCCCAACATCCGCTACCAGATCGTCGAGAAAGCCAACGGCCGCAAGCAGCTGCTGGACTTCATCACCACCGAACATGGCGGCGACTGCGGTATCGTCTACTGCCTGTCGCGCAAGAAGGTGGAGGAGACGGCCGAATTCCTGAACGAGAACGGCGTGCGCGCGCTGGCTTACCACGCCGGCATGGACCACGCCAAGCGCGCGGCCAACCAGGCCAAGTTCCTGCGTGAAGAGAACATCGTCATGTGCGCCACCATCGCCTTCGGCATGGGCATCGACAAACCGAATGTGCGCTTCGTCTGCCACCTGGACCTGCCGAAAAGTATCGAGGGCTACTACCAGGAGACCGGGCGCGCCGGCCGCGACGGCGATCCCTCCAGCGCCTGGATGGCCTACGGCCTGCAGGACGTGGTGCTGCAACGCCGGATGATCGACGAATCGGAAGCCGACGAAACCTTCAAGCGCGTATTGGGCAACAAGCTCGATGCCATGCTGGGCCTGTGCGAGACCCTGAGCTGCCGCCGCGTACGCCTGCTGGAATACTTCGGCGAGCAGGCCGGCCCTTGCGGCAACTGCGACACCTGCTTGATTCCGCCGGTGTCCTTCGACGGCACGGTGCCGGTGCAAAAACTGCTGTCGACCGTATACCGGGTCGACCAGCGCTTCGCCGCCGGCCACGTAATCGACGTGCTGCGCGGGCAGGAGACAGATCGCATCAAGACCTGGCACCACGATTCGCTGTCGGTGTTCGGCATCGGCGCCGACCGCAGCGAACAGGAATGGCGCGCCATTATGCGCCAGGTGATCGCGCTCGGCCTGCTGAGCGTCGACCATGAACAATTCAGCTCATTGAAACTGACCGACGCCGCGCGCCCGGTACTCAAGGGTGGGCAGAAGGTGCAACTGCGCCAGTACCAGAAGCCGGTCAAGGCGTCCAAGCCGAGCCGAGCCGCCAAGGGTTACGTGGAAAGCGACCTGTCGGGCCAGGAGCAGAAAATCTTCGACCGCCTGCGCTCCTGGCGCATGGGCACGGCGCGCGAGCACAACGTCGCCGCCTACATCATCTTCAACGACGCCACCCTGCGCGAAATCGCCAAGGCCCGCCCGACCGCGCTGGACGACCTGCGCGGCATCTCCGGCGTGGGCGAGAAAAAGCTGGCCTCCTACGGCGAGGAAATCGTCAACCTGATCAACGAGATGGAATAG
- a CDS encoding LacI family transcriptional regulator, with amino-acid sequence MKKPVPTIRDVAAGAGVSTATVSKFVNGAQRFSPAVEQAVTRVIAELGYRSNPLAQSMITGRTQSIGLSVLDVANPHFSSVVKGANRVAQEHGYNLLLVDTEENPHRERPLLEALNRRVDGMIVISRIPEAEMDWMLELGKPLVFLGRLAQRDIPCVAGDDHRGAAMLTRHLVTLSHQRIAYLGFSKSRRDEERLSGIRHCMAAAGLQLTVYDGSAPSALEGERMSSSIMLGASHPDALICYNDLMAMGFMKAAQTLGFRVPEDISVAGFDNIDFASYTQPPLTTVDLQSERMGAAAMEQLLAQIDGKPATPSTIIEPRLVLRHSTLNRNP; translated from the coding sequence ATGAAAAAGCCTGTGCCGACCATCCGCGACGTGGCTGCCGGCGCCGGTGTATCCACCGCCACGGTGTCCAAGTTCGTCAACGGCGCGCAGCGCTTTTCACCGGCCGTGGAGCAGGCGGTGACGCGGGTGATCGCGGAGCTGGGCTACCGCTCCAACCCGCTGGCGCAGTCGATGATCACCGGCCGCACGCAGAGCATCGGCCTGTCCGTGCTGGATGTGGCGAATCCGCACTTCAGCAGCGTGGTGAAGGGCGCCAACCGGGTGGCACAAGAGCATGGCTACAACCTGCTGCTGGTCGACACCGAGGAAAATCCGCACCGCGAGCGCCCGCTGCTGGAGGCGCTGAACCGACGCGTGGACGGCATGATCGTGATCTCGCGCATCCCCGAGGCGGAGATGGACTGGATGCTGGAACTGGGCAAGCCGCTGGTGTTCCTCGGCCGCCTGGCGCAGCGCGACATTCCCTGTGTGGCGGGCGACGATCATCGGGGCGCAGCCATGCTGACACGGCATCTGGTCACGCTCAGCCACCAGCGGATCGCCTACCTGGGCTTTTCCAAATCGCGCCGTGACGAGGAGCGCTTGTCCGGCATCCGCCACTGCATGGCGGCCGCCGGATTGCAGCTGACCGTGTACGACGGCAGCGCGCCGTCCGCGCTGGAAGGGGAGCGCATGAGTTCCTCCATCATGCTGGGGGCATCCCATCCTGATGCCCTGATCTGCTACAACGATCTGATGGCGATGGGCTTCATGAAAGCGGCGCAGACGCTGGGCTTCCGTGTGCCGGAGGATATCTCGGTGGCCGGCTTCGACAACATCGATTTCGCCAGCTACACCCAGCCGCCTTTAACCACGGTCGACCTGCAAAGCGAGAGGATGGGCGCGGCGGCCATGGAGCAGCTGCTGGCGCAGATCGACGGCAAGCCGGCCACGCCGTCCACCATCATCGAGCCGCGCCTGGTGCTGCGTCATTCGACCCTGAACCGCAATCCATAA
- a CDS encoding TonB-dependent receptor, producing the protein MLKGPQSTLFGKSSIAGAINITTKPIGGPWKTNATTYVTNDDEWRVGVSTGGSVSDTLRLRVAASKTNVDGTLNNLTTGKKLNGSKGDNISGKLEWQPLDQLPLTLTPHYNRTEKFCCSTAFTSMSPGALYRNARQLPPSVVLAGTGVKLDWAFDEAGALAGHTLSSISSYSKYHMNDYQDNDNTDVNILPFLLLPNGQPTGMQGGLEHSLNKDAMFYAMAYSGHKGKAYDLTSGFTSATAKLPAVAPETARSYELGWKQSLWDNRAMFSVALFRTNFKHFQQSSSFFDDDGTFRTGLNSIGGLRTQGLEAEGNVRVTRELQLNGSFAYTKPGRQDLAERAESESEPRRPVRPDVAVSQLQRLRGRLHALPEPHVVLAEPGSKHHPGRLSHHQPQLRREGQAGPLQGDLPGQQPVRQALRDRPQQRHCQRQLESESAEHADRGQHHGMDAAARLPTLLRRPPGHDVLKCISLATLLHGRTSALRALPRGGLFFE; encoded by the coding sequence GTGCTGAAGGGCCCCCAGAGCACGCTGTTCGGCAAGAGCTCGATTGCCGGCGCCATCAATATCACCACCAAGCCCATCGGCGGCCCGTGGAAGACCAACGCCACCACCTACGTCACCAACGACGATGAATGGCGCGTCGGCGTCAGCACCGGCGGCTCGGTCTCGGACACGCTGCGCCTGCGCGTGGCCGCCAGCAAGACCAACGTCGACGGCACGCTCAACAATCTCACCACCGGCAAAAAGCTGAATGGCAGCAAGGGCGACAACATCAGCGGCAAGCTCGAATGGCAGCCGCTGGACCAGCTGCCCCTGACGCTGACGCCGCACTACAACCGCACCGAGAAATTCTGCTGCTCGACCGCCTTCACCTCGATGTCGCCGGGCGCGCTGTACCGCAACGCACGGCAACTGCCGCCGTCGGTCGTACTGGCCGGCACCGGCGTCAAGCTGGACTGGGCCTTCGACGAAGCCGGCGCGCTGGCCGGCCACACGCTGAGCTCGATCTCGTCCTACAGCAAGTACCACATGAACGACTACCAGGACAACGACAACACCGACGTCAACATCCTGCCTTTCCTGCTACTGCCCAACGGCCAGCCGACCGGCATGCAGGGCGGCCTGGAGCACAGCCTGAACAAGGACGCGATGTTCTACGCCATGGCCTACAGCGGCCACAAGGGCAAGGCCTACGACCTGACCTCGGGCTTCACCTCGGCCACGGCCAAGCTGCCGGCGGTGGCGCCGGAAACCGCACGCAGCTACGAGCTGGGCTGGAAGCAAAGCCTGTGGGACAACCGCGCCATGTTCAGCGTGGCGCTGTTCCGCACCAACTTCAAGCACTTCCAGCAGTCGTCGAGCTTCTTTGACGACGACGGCACCTTCCGTACCGGCCTGAACAGCATCGGTGGCTTGCGCACACAGGGTCTGGAAGCGGAAGGCAATGTGCGGGTGACGCGCGAGCTGCAGCTGAACGGCAGCTTCGCCTACACCAAACCTGGCCGGCAAGACCTTGCCGAACGCGCCGAAAGTGAAAGTGAACCTCGGCGGCCAGTACGACCTGATGTTGCCGTCAGCCAGCTTCAACGGCTTCGTGGCCGGCTCCACGCGCTACCAGAGCCGCACGTAGTTCTCGCTGAGCCAGGATCCAAACACCATCCAGGGCGCTTAAGCCATCACCAACCTCAGCTTCGGCGTGAAGGACAAGCAGGACCGCTACAAGGTGACCTTCCTGGTCAACAACCTGTTCGACAAGCGCTACGCGACCGGCCTCAACAACGCCATTGCCAACGGCAACTGGAGTCCGAAAGCGCCGAACACGCCGATCGCGGTCAACACCACGGAATGGATGCCGCCGCGCGACTTCCAACGCTACTTCGGCGCCCGCCTGGACATGACGTTCTAAAGTGCATCTCCCTCGCGACTCTGCTGCACGGTCGCACTTCCGCCCTTCGCGCCTTACCGCGCGGAGGGCTTTTTTTCGAATAA
- a CDS encoding NAD(P)-dependent oxidoreductase codes for MSTTKPFKRILLTGAGGGLGTVLRERAKAWADVVRLNDVKDLGPAREGEEIVIGDLGDRDNVMKMMEGVDAVLHFGGISVEDKFEPIMNANILGLHHLYEAIHKCGVKRVIYASSSHVVGYYQTTDLVDANMPLRPDGFYGVSKAFGEALSRYYYDRFGTETVCLRIGSSFPEPKNPRMMVTYLAYDDLIELIRCSLFTPRVGHTITFGTSDNATKWWDNKHASHLGYVPKHSSAEFAGNFPDSADYPADGDAPTIYQGGPFVTAGPMYK; via the coding sequence ATGAGCACTACTAAACCATTCAAACGCATTTTGTTGACCGGCGCCGGCGGCGGCCTGGGTACTGTCCTGCGCGAACGCGCCAAGGCGTGGGCGGACGTCGTTCGCTTGAACGACGTCAAGGACCTGGGTCCGGCGCGCGAGGGCGAGGAAATCGTCATCGGCGATTTGGGCGACCGCGACAACGTCATGAAGATGATGGAGGGCGTGGACGCCGTGCTGCACTTCGGCGGCATTTCGGTGGAAGACAAGTTCGAGCCGATCATGAACGCCAACATCCTCGGCCTGCACCACCTGTATGAGGCGATCCACAAGTGCGGCGTCAAGCGCGTGATCTACGCCAGCTCCAGCCACGTGGTCGGCTACTACCAGACCACCGACCTGGTGGACGCCAACATGCCGCTGCGTCCGGACGGCTTCTACGGCGTCTCGAAAGCCTTCGGCGAAGCGCTGTCGCGCTACTACTACGACCGCTTCGGCACCGAGACGGTCTGTCTGCGCATCGGCTCCTCGTTCCCGGAACCGAAGAACCCGCGCATGATGGTCACCTACCTGGCCTACGACGACCTGATTGAATTGATCCGCTGCTCGCTGTTCACCCCTCGCGTCGGCCACACCATCACCTTCGGCACCTCGGACAATGCCACCAAGTGGTGGGACAACAAGCACGCCTCGCACCTCGGCTATGTGCCCAAGCACAGCTCCGCCGAATTCGCCGGCAACTTCCCCGATAGCGCCGACTATCCGGCCGACGGCGACGCGCCGACCATTTACCAAGGCGGCCCGTTCGTGACGGCCGGCCCGATGTACAAATAA